A single window of Pungitius pungitius chromosome 20, fPunPun2.1, whole genome shotgun sequence DNA harbors:
- the gtf2h5 gene encoding general transcription factor IIH subunit 5, whose protein sequence is MVNVHKGVLVECDPAMKQFLLHLDEKMALGKKFILKDLDDTHVFILAEVVQTLQERVGELMDQNSFTITQK, encoded by the exons ATGGTCAACGTACACAAAGGTGTCCTTGTTGAATG TGATCCTGCCATGAAAcagttcctcctccacctggatgAAAAAATGGCCCTGGGCAAGAAGTTCATCCTCAAGGACCTTGATGACACTCACGTCTTCATCCTCGCAGAGGTGGTCCAGACCCTGCAGGAGAGAGTGGGGGAGTTAATGGACCAGAATTCCTTCACCATcacacagaaataa
- the dynlt1b gene encoding dynein light chain Tctex-type 1 has protein sequence MDQYHKEETAFVVEDVSKIINESVEAAIGGHAYQHNRVKQWTTIVLEQCLSQLSKLGKPFKYIVTCIIMQKNGAGRQTASTCFWDNNSDGSCAVKWENKSMYCIVTVFGLAI, from the exons ATGGACCAGTATCATAAAGAAGAG ACTGCGTTCGTCGTTGAAGATGTGAGTAAGATCATTAATGAG TCCGTGGAAGCGGCCATCGGAGGACATGCCTACCAGCACAACAGAGTAAAGCAGTGGACCACCATTGTACTGGAGCAGTGCCTCAGTCAACTCAGCAAACTCGGGAAGCCGTTCAAATATATTG TAACCTGTATCATCATGCAAAAAAATGGAGCAGGTCGGCAAACAGCTAGCACATGCTTCTGGGACAACAACTCTGATG GAAGCTGTGCAGTGAAATGGGAGAACAAGTCCATGTATTGTATCGTTACTGTTTTTGGACTGGCCATCTGA
- the tmem181 gene encoding transmembrane protein 181 isoform X2 has translation MELQAPMRLYTLSKRHFVLVFVFFLICFGLTIFIGIAGPKVISEQEHSGDQLLLKNLSVKTGPFNLVSPPLTTYNQQLWLTCVMQAQHGNMGDFQQPFDINVELKGVMQDASVMRINNAHQKSRTLHCGTKCDEIIVLHLGYLNYTQYQVMVSFNGLENITYEIKVKFVWKTYNPTFSQVEIWFRFVFVVLTFMVTCLFAHSLRKFSMRDWGIEQKWMSILLPMLLLYNDPFFPLSFLVNSWFPGTLDTFFQALFLCALLLFWLCVYHGIRVQGERKCLTFYLPKLIIVGLLWLSAVTLGIWQTVNELQDPTYQYKVDIENFQGMKVFFLIVVALYILYLIFLVVRACSELKNMPYSDLRLKFLTALTFVVLVISMAILYLRFGAKALQDNFVAELSTHYQNSAEFLSFYGLLNFYLYTLAFVYSPSKNALYDSQLKDNPAFSMLNDSDDEVIYGSDYEDMPLQNGRAIKATAKYQDESDTD, from the exons ATGGAGCT ACAGGCCCCCATGCGGCTCTACACCCTGTCCAAAAGACATTTTGTCTTGGTCTTCGTGTTTTTCCTGATCTGCTTTGGCCTTACAATCTTCATTGGGATTGCAG GTCCCAAGGTTATCTCTGAGCAAGAGCACAGTGGTGATCAGTTACTTCTCAAAAACCTCTCAGTTAAG ACTGGGCCCTTCAATCTAGTTTCACCTCCCCTCACCACCTACAACCAGCAGCTATGGCTGACCTGTGTGATGCAGGCTCAACACGGCAATA TGGGAGACTTCCAGCAGCCTTTTGACATCAACGTTGAGCTAAAAGGAGTGATGCAGGACGCCAGCGTGATGCGCATTAACAATGCGCACCAGAAATCCAGAACGCTTCACTGCGGGACT AAATGTGATGAGATCATCGTGCTGCATCTTGGCTATCTAAACTACACCCAGTACCAGGTCATGGTCAGCTTCAACGGCCTCGAAAATATCACGTATGAAATCAAAGTCAAGTTTGTG TGGAAAACGTACAACCCCACCTTCTCTCAAGTGGAGATCTGGTTCCGTTTTGTCTTTGTGGTGCTGACCTTTATGGTGACG TGCTTGTTTGCACATTCTCTAAGGAAGTTTTCTATGAGGGATTGGGGCATTGAACAGAAGTGGATGTCCATCCTGCTCCCAATGCTGTTACTCTACAATG ATCCATTTTTCCCGCTGTCATTCCTGGTGAACAGCTGGTTTCCAGGGACGTTAGACACATTCTTCCAGGCTCTGTTCCTGTGTGCGCTGCTGCTCTTCTGGCTCTGTGTGTATCACGGCATCAGGGTCCAG GGTGAAAGGAAATGTCTGACGTTCTATCTGCCAAAACTGATCATCGTGGGTCTTCTGTGGCTGTCAGCGGTCACGCTGGGCATATGGCAAAC GGTTAATGAACTTCAAGACCCTACATATCAGTACAAGGTGGATATAGAAAACTTCCAG GGCATGAAGGTCTTTTTTCTGATTGTAGTTGCCCTCTACATCCTCTATCTGATTTTCTTAGTCGTCAGAGCTTGTTCGGAACTCAAAAACATGCCGTACTCAG ATCTGCGGCTCAAGTTTCTGACAGCTCTGACGTTTGTGGTCCTTGTTATCAG CATGGCCATTCTCTACCTGAGGTTTGGTGCCAAGGCTCTCCAAGACAATTTTGTCGCTGAACTGTCCACTCATTACCAAAACT CAGCTGAATTTTTATCATTCTACGGTCTACTCAACTTTTACTTGTACACATTGGCATTTGTGTACTCCCCCTCCAAGAATGCACTTTATG ACTCCCAGTTGAAGGATAATCCTGCGTTCTCCATGCTAAATGACTCCGATGATGAAGTAATATATGG GAGTGATTATGAAGACATGCCTTTACAAAATGGACGCGCTATCAAAGCTACCGCCAAGTACCAGGATGAGAGTGACACTGACTGA
- the tmem181 gene encoding transmembrane protein 181 isoform X1 has product MDTDYSENPLYTELKYFCRKIQEAYNELKEDLTPYRDDRFYRQAPMRLYTLSKRHFVLVFVFFLICFGLTIFIGIAGPKVISEQEHSGDQLLLKNLSVKTGPFNLVSPPLTTYNQQLWLTCVMQAQHGNMGDFQQPFDINVELKGVMQDASVMRINNAHQKSRTLHCGTKCDEIIVLHLGYLNYTQYQVMVSFNGLENITYEIKVKFVWKTYNPTFSQVEIWFRFVFVVLTFMVTCLFAHSLRKFSMRDWGIEQKWMSILLPMLLLYNDPFFPLSFLVNSWFPGTLDTFFQALFLCALLLFWLCVYHGIRVQGERKCLTFYLPKLIIVGLLWLSAVTLGIWQTVNELQDPTYQYKVDIENFQGMKVFFLIVVALYILYLIFLVVRACSELKNMPYSDLRLKFLTALTFVVLVISMAILYLRFGAKALQDNFVAELSTHYQNSAEFLSFYGLLNFYLYTLAFVYSPSKNALYDSQLKDNPAFSMLNDSDDEVIYGSDYEDMPLQNGRAIKATAKYQDESDTD; this is encoded by the exons ATGGACACCGACTACTCAGAAAACCCTCTGTATACCGAGCTGAAATACTTCTGCAGGAAGATACAGGAGGCCTACAATGAACTTAAGGAGGACCTGACACCTTACCGGGATGATCGCTTTTACAG ACAGGCCCCCATGCGGCTCTACACCCTGTCCAAAAGACATTTTGTCTTGGTCTTCGTGTTTTTCCTGATCTGCTTTGGCCTTACAATCTTCATTGGGATTGCAG GTCCCAAGGTTATCTCTGAGCAAGAGCACAGTGGTGATCAGTTACTTCTCAAAAACCTCTCAGTTAAG ACTGGGCCCTTCAATCTAGTTTCACCTCCCCTCACCACCTACAACCAGCAGCTATGGCTGACCTGTGTGATGCAGGCTCAACACGGCAATA TGGGAGACTTCCAGCAGCCTTTTGACATCAACGTTGAGCTAAAAGGAGTGATGCAGGACGCCAGCGTGATGCGCATTAACAATGCGCACCAGAAATCCAGAACGCTTCACTGCGGGACT AAATGTGATGAGATCATCGTGCTGCATCTTGGCTATCTAAACTACACCCAGTACCAGGTCATGGTCAGCTTCAACGGCCTCGAAAATATCACGTATGAAATCAAAGTCAAGTTTGTG TGGAAAACGTACAACCCCACCTTCTCTCAAGTGGAGATCTGGTTCCGTTTTGTCTTTGTGGTGCTGACCTTTATGGTGACG TGCTTGTTTGCACATTCTCTAAGGAAGTTTTCTATGAGGGATTGGGGCATTGAACAGAAGTGGATGTCCATCCTGCTCCCAATGCTGTTACTCTACAATG ATCCATTTTTCCCGCTGTCATTCCTGGTGAACAGCTGGTTTCCAGGGACGTTAGACACATTCTTCCAGGCTCTGTTCCTGTGTGCGCTGCTGCTCTTCTGGCTCTGTGTGTATCACGGCATCAGGGTCCAG GGTGAAAGGAAATGTCTGACGTTCTATCTGCCAAAACTGATCATCGTGGGTCTTCTGTGGCTGTCAGCGGTCACGCTGGGCATATGGCAAAC GGTTAATGAACTTCAAGACCCTACATATCAGTACAAGGTGGATATAGAAAACTTCCAG GGCATGAAGGTCTTTTTTCTGATTGTAGTTGCCCTCTACATCCTCTATCTGATTTTCTTAGTCGTCAGAGCTTGTTCGGAACTCAAAAACATGCCGTACTCAG ATCTGCGGCTCAAGTTTCTGACAGCTCTGACGTTTGTGGTCCTTGTTATCAG CATGGCCATTCTCTACCTGAGGTTTGGTGCCAAGGCTCTCCAAGACAATTTTGTCGCTGAACTGTCCACTCATTACCAAAACT CAGCTGAATTTTTATCATTCTACGGTCTACTCAACTTTTACTTGTACACATTGGCATTTGTGTACTCCCCCTCCAAGAATGCACTTTATG ACTCCCAGTTGAAGGATAATCCTGCGTTCTCCATGCTAAATGACTCCGATGATGAAGTAATATATGG GAGTGATTATGAAGACATGCCTTTACAAAATGGACGCGCTATCAAAGCTACCGCCAAGTACCAGGATGAGAGTGACACTGACTGA